Part of the Sulfuricella denitrificans skB26 genome is shown below.
TTGGTCCAGGACAGAATTGCCTGGATGAAGACCGCGCCAAGCAAAATATAGATGCTTATTTTCAGCAGCTTGATCACTGCCAGGAAGGCGATGGCTAGAAAAACGGAAGGTCCGGCCTTAAGCAGGAACAGGCCACCCAGCCAGAACACAACGAGCAGAATGACGTATTCCACCAGCCACGCCAGCACCAGGGAAGCCAGATCCAGCCCGAACAGGCCGGGAATGAACCGACGCAGCGGTTTCACGGCAAAATCGGTGAGCGCCGCAATGAACTGCGAGACCGGATTGCGGAATGGTGCGCGGGCCCATTGCAGGTAGAAGCGCAGCAGCGTAGCCAGCACAAACAGGCCTAGCAGGGTCTCGATCAGGAACTGGAAGGCTTGGTTTAGCATGGTCAAATTGTCCCTCTGGAACCCATTTTACCCAATTCTTCCCCCAACTCGCGAGAGCGCAGGCTGGCAGCCTGCGCGGCTTGGCCGATGATCTGCCTGATGCCGGCATTCTCCATCACAAGAATGGCGCGCTCGGTGGTGCCGCCCTTGGAAGTGACGCGGGCTCGCAGGGTGGCGGCATCCTCGGTACTTTGACTGGCAAGCTTGGCGGCACCGAGGAAGGTTTCCAGGCTGAGGGTGCGCGCTTGATCCGGGGTGAAGCCCAGTTCTGCAGCGGCTTCCTGCAATGCTTCGATGAAAAGGAAGACATAGGCTGGTCCGCTGCCGGAAATGGCGGTGACGGCGTCAATTTGCGCTTCCTTCTCTAGCCACAGTGTCGTACCCACTGCACCAAGTATGATTTCGGCCTGGCGACGTTGGTCTCTGGCACGCCGGGCATAGCGTAGAGGCCGGTCACCCCCGCCAGCACCATCGCCGGCGTATTCGGCATGGCGCGAACGATTACAGTATGGTCGCCCAGCCATAGAGAGAGATCGGCGCTACGCACCCCCGCGGCGATGGAAATGACCAGCTTGCCGTCGAGCAGGCCGTGCAGTTGCGTAGCAACACTGCACAGTTGCTGCGGCTTCACTGCCAGCACAATGACGTCGGAGGCAACGGATGCTGCGCTGATTTCCTCGTGGGTGGCGATGCCAAATTTTTCACTCAGTTGGGCGCGGCTTTCCGCGGAGATTTCAACCACGCTGATGGCTGCAGGATCGAAGCCCTTTTGCAGCAGGCCGGTAATGAGTGCTCCGGCCATGTTGCCGCCGCCGATAAAAGTGATGTTCATGATTAATCCTAAAAACAGCAATCGCTAACCGCAGAGGCGCTGAGACGCCGAGAAAAACAATGCGGGTAGAAACCATGCCGTTCTCCGCGTCTCAGCGCCTCTGCGGTGAATGTTTAAAGCTTTTCCCGTTCCCCGAAGATTGCCGACCCCACCCGCACGATCGTTGCACCCTCGGCTATTGCCGCTTCCAGATCGTCCGACATGCCCATCGACAAGGTGTCGAGTTGAAAGCCTTGAGCATTGAGCTGCTCAAGTAGCTGGCGCAGGCGGGCGAAAGCAAGGCGCTGATCCACCGGGTTGTCGGATGGCTCGGGAATCGCCATCAGTCCGCGCAATTTCAGGCGCGGCAAGGCCTGTACATAGCGTGCCAGGGACAACAAATCTTCCGGCGTAACGCCGCTTTTGCTGGATTCTCCGCTGACGTTGACCTGCAGGCACACCTGCAGGTCGGGCAGATTGGATGGCCGGCCTGCAGACAGCCGGTCGGCAATCCTGGCCCGATCCAGGCTGTGTACCCAGGCAAAATTTTCGGCAATCGGGCGTGTTTTGTTGCTCTGGATCGGGCCGATAAAATGCCATTTCAGCGGCAAATCGCTGAGCGCTTCAACTTTATCCATGGCCTCCTGAACGTAGCTTTCGCCGAAGGCGCGCTGTCCGGCCGTGTAGGCTAGGCGCACCGCGGAGGCGGGAAAGGTTT
Proteins encoded:
- a CDS encoding YggT family protein, which codes for MLNQAFQFLIETLLGLFVLATLLRFYLQWARAPFRNPVSQFIAALTDFAVKPLRRFIPGLFGLDLASLVLAWLVEYVILLVVFWLGGLFLLKAGPSVFLAIAFLAVIKLLKISIYILLGAVFIQAILSWTNPHTPLAPVLSRLTDPFLLPLRKVVPLFANVDLSPLLLFIICELLLMVPVAWLESLAMQLA
- a CDS encoding YggS family pyridoxal phosphate-dependent enzyme, with the protein product MTTLSNALQAVRLRISQAATEAGRPVAGIQLLAVSKTFPASAVRLAYTAGQRAFGESYVQEAMDKVEALSDLPLKWHFIGPIQSNKTRPIAENFAWVHSLDRARIADRLSAGRPSNLPDLQVCLQVNVSGESSKSGVTPEDLLSLARYVQALPRLKLRGLMAIPEPSDNPVDQRLAFARLRQLLEQLNAQGFQLDTLSMGMSDDLEAAIAEGATIVRVGSAIFGEREKL